A genomic region of Arachis hypogaea cultivar Tifrunner chromosome 5, arahy.Tifrunner.gnm2.J5K5, whole genome shotgun sequence contains the following coding sequences:
- the LOC112801151 gene encoding homeobox protein knotted-1-like 6 isoform X2: protein MEEMYGVPSTAEYADKALMTPENLIFPADYHSFLMSASSSSSASAAAATIPMLGSDELLSAAGIQQQQPQHNNEAMASTMMKAKIASHPHYPRLLQAYIDCQKVGAPPEIACLLEEIRRENDLFKRDDVVSTCFGADPELDEFMETYCELLVKYKSDLARPFDEATSFLNKIEMQLSNLCCNGASVPTLSDDGAVSSEEDFSAGDGDGGQDGQSRGEDRELKDRLLRKFGSHIGTLKLEFSKKKKKGKLPKEARQTLLQWWNVHYKWPYPTEADKIELAKSTGLDQKQINNWFINQRKRHWKPSENMQFSMMENLGGRFLPDE from the exons ATGGAGGAAATGTACGGAGTGCCGTCGACGGCGGAGTACGCCGACAAGGCCCTCATGACGCCGGAGAATCTGATCTTCCCTGCCGACTACCACAGCTTCCTCATGTCCGCTTCCTCGTCCTCCTCCGCCTCCGCCGCCGCAGCTACGATTCCTATGCTCGGATCCGACGAGCTTCTCTCTGCCGCTGGAATTCAACAGCAGCAACCACAGCACAACAACGAGGCCATGGCATCGACCATGATGAAAGCTAAAATCGCTTCTCATCCTCACTACCCTCGCCTCCTGCAGGCCTACATCGATTGCCAGAAG GTCGGCGCACCTCCAGAAATCGCGTGTTTGTTGGAGGAAATTCGCCGCGAAAACGACCTTTTCAAGAGAGACGACGTCGTTTCCACGTGCTTCGGAGCCGATCCCGAGCTGGACGAGTTCATG GAAACGTACTGTGAGTTGCTGGTGAAGTATAAATCGGACCTGGCTAGGCCGTTCGATGAGGCAACGAGCTTCCTTAACAAGATCGAAATGCAGTTAAGCAATCTCTGCTGCAACGGTGCTTCTGTTCCAACTCTTTCTG ATGATGGAGCTGTGTCTTCAGAGGAAGATTTTAGTGCTGGAGATGGTGATGGAGGTCAAGATGGTCAATCAAGGGGTGAAGATCGTGAGCTTAAGGACAGGCTTCTGCGCAAGTTTGGGAGCCACATTGGTACTTTGAAATTGGAGTtctcaaagaagaaaaagaagggtaAGCTGCCTAAGGAAGCAAGGCAAACACTCCTTCAATGGTGGAATGTTCACTACAAATGGCCTTATCCTACG GAAGCTGACAAGATTGAACTGGCTAAGTCAACAGGGCTAGATCAGAAGCAAATTAACAATTGGTTTATTAATCAAAGAAAGCGTCACTGGAAGCCATCTGAGAATATGCAATTTTCTATGATGGAAAATCTTGGTGGCCGATTCCTTCCTGATGAATGA
- the LOC112801151 gene encoding homeobox protein knotted-1-like 6 isoform X1 gives MEEMYGVPSTAEYADKALMTPENLIFPADYHSFLMSASSSSSASAAAATIPMLGSDELLSAAGIQQQQPQHNNEAMASTMMKAKIASHPHYPRLLQAYIDCQKVGAPPEIACLLEEIRRENDLFKRDDVVSTCFGADPELDEFMVMETYCELLVKYKSDLARPFDEATSFLNKIEMQLSNLCCNGASVPTLSDDGAVSSEEDFSAGDGDGGQDGQSRGEDRELKDRLLRKFGSHIGTLKLEFSKKKKKGKLPKEARQTLLQWWNVHYKWPYPTEADKIELAKSTGLDQKQINNWFINQRKRHWKPSENMQFSMMENLGGRFLPDE, from the exons ATGGAGGAAATGTACGGAGTGCCGTCGACGGCGGAGTACGCCGACAAGGCCCTCATGACGCCGGAGAATCTGATCTTCCCTGCCGACTACCACAGCTTCCTCATGTCCGCTTCCTCGTCCTCCTCCGCCTCCGCCGCCGCAGCTACGATTCCTATGCTCGGATCCGACGAGCTTCTCTCTGCCGCTGGAATTCAACAGCAGCAACCACAGCACAACAACGAGGCCATGGCATCGACCATGATGAAAGCTAAAATCGCTTCTCATCCTCACTACCCTCGCCTCCTGCAGGCCTACATCGATTGCCAGAAG GTCGGCGCACCTCCAGAAATCGCGTGTTTGTTGGAGGAAATTCGCCGCGAAAACGACCTTTTCAAGAGAGACGACGTCGTTTCCACGTGCTTCGGAGCCGATCCCGAGCTGGACGAGTTCATGGTCATG GAAACGTACTGTGAGTTGCTGGTGAAGTATAAATCGGACCTGGCTAGGCCGTTCGATGAGGCAACGAGCTTCCTTAACAAGATCGAAATGCAGTTAAGCAATCTCTGCTGCAACGGTGCTTCTGTTCCAACTCTTTCTG ATGATGGAGCTGTGTCTTCAGAGGAAGATTTTAGTGCTGGAGATGGTGATGGAGGTCAAGATGGTCAATCAAGGGGTGAAGATCGTGAGCTTAAGGACAGGCTTCTGCGCAAGTTTGGGAGCCACATTGGTACTTTGAAATTGGAGTtctcaaagaagaaaaagaagggtaAGCTGCCTAAGGAAGCAAGGCAAACACTCCTTCAATGGTGGAATGTTCACTACAAATGGCCTTATCCTACG GAAGCTGACAAGATTGAACTGGCTAAGTCAACAGGGCTAGATCAGAAGCAAATTAACAATTGGTTTATTAATCAAAGAAAGCGTCACTGGAAGCCATCTGAGAATATGCAATTTTCTATGATGGAAAATCTTGGTGGCCGATTCCTTCCTGATGAATGA